From one Lycium barbarum isolate Lr01 chromosome 6, ASM1917538v2, whole genome shotgun sequence genomic stretch:
- the LOC132600544 gene encoding wall-associated receptor kinase 2-like: MAPNYVMMVILDLITLMVIICSSLSFGAMLPRIAKPNCNGSCGNISIPFPFGMTQDCSLRRHFLVTCNYSFQPPKLFLGKTNIEITSISLTGQLKVLQFISRDCYHDGIRANRNTPRITLPSMLTVNSTANKFIAVGCDTYAIVRGNYRKYRKYNSSIRHSYVTGCMSMCNGIEDVANGDECSGVGCCQTSIPKGAWNVTVALSSYNNYTRVTGSPSNSCSYAFVVEEAAFSFSKNYLSSLQNKEKLPLVLDWAIGRETCEMAKKNSTAYACKSHNSDCHDNSNGYRCSCMQGYDGDPYLEDGCQDIDECIDQKSDYRCAKNAICKNTEGNYTCTCPPDFSGDGTECNRDNPQKKVRDNLAIGVTVGVAFLVLIVCGCSYTGFQRRKMLMMKKKFFQENGGLVLQQRLTGQEGSSNNTTKIFTAEELERATNDFDKDRVIGQGGYGTVYKGYLKDNRTVAIKKSKVIDRNQIEQFINEVIVLSQINHRNVVKLLGCCLETEVPLLVYEFINNGTLSEQLHDKVKASTLSLDIRLRVATETAGVLCYLHSAAYPPIIHRDIKSVNILLDKSLTAKVSDFGASRLVPADQTELSTLVQGTLGYLDPEYLQTNQLTEKSDVYSFGVVLAELLTGRKALCFDRPEEERSLAKYFTSSVEKDHLFDILDDNIVCDERNRGQLKSVAMLAKRCLNVKGDDRPTMKEVAAELEGGSRLKHSWAQTDQKSEEIESLLQGTEPLGFGYEYSGHGIHIDSIMSHITLPR, translated from the exons ATGGCTCCTAATTATGTGATGATGGTAATACTTGATCTGATAACGTTAATGGTGATAATTTGCTCTTCACTATCTTTTGGTGCCATGCTACCAAGGATAGCCAAACCTAACTGCAATGGAAGTTGTGGCAATATCAGCATCCCTTTCCCATTTGGGATGACCCAAGATTGCTCTCTACGCCGTCACTTTCTTGTCACTTGTAATTACTCCTTTCAACCTCCCAAGCTTTTTCTAGGGAAGACCAATATTGAAATCACAAGCATATCTCTCACTGGGCAACTTAAGGTCTTACAGTTTATATCCAGAGATTGTTATCATGATGGGATAAGGGCGAACAGAAACACACCACGGATAACATTACCATCAATGTTAACTGTGAACTCCACCGCAAATAAGTTCATTGCAGTTGGTTGTGACACATATGCCATTGTCCGGGGCAATTATAGGAAATATAGGAAATATAATTCTAGCATCAGACACTCCTATGTAACAGGATGCATGTCCATGTGCAATGGTATTGAGGATGTTGCTAATGGCGATGAGTGTTCTGGGGTTGGTTGCTGCCAGACATCCATCCCTAAGGGAGCATGGAATGTCACCGTAGCACTAAGCAGCTATAATAATTATACTCGTGTGACAGGCAGCCCTAGTAATAGTTGCAGCTATGCTTTTGTAGTCGAAGAAGCTGCTTTTAGCTTTTCTAAGAATTACCTCAGCAGTTTGCAGAACAAAGAGAAGCTTCCTCTTGTACTAGATTGGGCAATTGGTCGAGAAACATGTGAAATGGCTAAGAAAAACTCGACAGCATACGCATGTAAGAGTCACAACAGTGATTGTCATGATAATTCAAACGGATATCGATGTTCCTGCATGCAAGGATATGATGGGGATCCATACTTGGAAGATGGTTGccaag ATATCGACGAATGTATAGATCAGAAATCAGATTATAGGTGTGCTAAAAATGCCATTTGCAAGAATACAGAAGGGAACTATACATGCACGTGCCCTCCAGATTTCAGTGGTGATGGTACTGAATGCAATCGTGACAATCCTCAGAAAAAAGTTCGTGATAATCTTGCTATAG GTGTCACAGTAGGAGTTGCTTTTCTGGTTCTTATAGTTTGTGGCTGTTCATACACTGGATTCCAAAGGAGAAAGATGTTAATGATGAAGAAGAAGTTTTTCCAAGAAAATGGTGGATTAGTTCTGCAGCAACGACTCACAGGGCAAGAGGGATCAAGTAATAATACAACAAAGATTTTCACAGCCGAAGAGCTAGAAAGGGCAACTAATGACTTCGACAAAGATAGAGTTATTggtcaaggaggttatggaactGTGTACAAAGGATATCTGAAAGACAATCGCACCGTTGCCATCAAGAAGTCTAAGGTAATTGATCGCAATCAGATTGAGCAATTCATAAATGAAGTCATTGTCCTCTCCCAAATCAACCATAGAAATGTGGTTAAGCTCTTAGGTTGTTGCCTAGAGACAGAAGTTCCACTATTGGTTTATGAGTTCATCAACAATGGAACACTTTCTGAACAATTACACGATAAAGTAAAGGCCTCTACTCTTTCTTTGGACATTCGTCTGAGAGTTGCTACAGAAACTGCTGGAGTACTTTGTTACTTGCACTCAGCCGCTTACCCTCCTATCATCCATAGAGATATCAAGTCTGTCAACATTCTTTTAGACAAATCCCTCACAGCCAAAGTGTCCGATTTTGGAGCATCCAGGTTGGTTCCTGCTGATCAGACAGAGTTATCTACATTGGTTCAAGGAACTCTAGGATATCTAGATCCTGAATATTTGCAAACAAATCAACTAACTGAAAAAAGTGATGTATACAGTTTCGGAGTAGTGCTTGCAGAGCTCCTAACTGGTAGAAAAGCTCTATGTTTTGATAGACCAGAGGAAGAGAGAAGTCTAGCTAAATATTTCACATCTTCAGTGGAGAAGGATCATTTGTTTGATATTCTAGACGACAATATAGTCTGTGATGAGCGAAATAGAGGGCAACTGAAAAGTGTTGCGATGCTTGCAAAGAGGTGCTTAAATGTTAAAGGGGATGATAGACCCACAATGAAGGAAGTTGCAGCAGAATTGGAAGGTGGATCGAGATTGAAGCACTCGTGGGCTCAAACTGATCAAAAGTCGGAGGAGATAGAGTCCTTACTGCAGGGTACTGAGCCATTGGGATTTGGATATGAATATAGTGGGCACGGTATTCATATTGATAGCATAATGAGCCATATAACTTTACCACGTTGA